Within Metabacillus sp. KUDC1714, the genomic segment ATACACCATCTTTTGAAAGGTTTTCAGATCATGAGCTCAGTAAAATATTTGAATGGCAGGCAGACTACTCTGGAGCCGGGGTACTATGTCATATGCCATCAGTTCGTACACCTGCAGGAGGCTATGCAGAGGGGTGGTTGATAGGTCTAACCTATGGAGGAAAAGAGATTTTAGAAAGACCAAGGAATGAAGTAGTAACTGCAATAAAAAAAGGCATTAAATTGGCAAAAGAACTCGGTGCCAATGTTGTTGGTTTAGGAGCATATACCTCAATAGTTACTCGTGGTGGCTATGATCTACTTGACCAAAATATTACGTTAACAACCGGAAATACATTAACGATTATTACTGCCGTTGAAGCATTGATTGAATCTGCCAAAAAAAAGGGGCATGACATTAATACAGCCAAAATAGGAATTTTAGGTGCAAATGGTTCAATTGGAAAAAAATGTGCGATGATTTTAGCTCAAACTACTTCAAATATAACGTTGATCGGTAGAAATAGTAACCCTACTAAAAATATCGAAAGACTAAAACAGTTAGCCAACCTTATTTACGTGCATGCGTTATGCATAAATGAGGAAGATGAAGGGGTTCGTAAGGAAGTTTTGTCAAAGCTTGAGCTAATGAAAGGTAAAAATCAATTAAATAATACTCCTTCAACAACAGCAATAGAACAAGTACTCATGCAAAAGAATCCTGGTGAAGAGATTGAGTCTATTAACGTGATAGATGAAATAGAGGAGGTTTACAAGTTTTTAAAATTACAACCACCAATTCATTATAGCGTAGAGATAAAAAATGAGATTAGTAATTTAGACATGATGATTACAGCAACAAGTTCGATGGAGGAAATAATTCCTGTTGATCAGATAAAATATGGGGCTATTATTTGTGATGTATCACGTCCAGCTAATGTAGGACCATTAGTTAAAGAGCTAAGGAAAGATGTGCTAGTGATTGAAGGTGGCCTTGTCCAATACCCTGAACCTATTTCATTTGGGCAAAATCTAGGATATAAGCCTGGTGTGAATTTAGCTTGTTTATCTGAAACAATGCTTTTAGCTCTAGAAAATGAGAAGAAGAACTTTGGGATAGGTGGAAGAATCACAATGGAGGATATCTACTATATACAGAAAATTGCTAAGAAACATCAGTTTACGTTAGCAGAATTAGATAGTTTAGATCTAAGCACAGAAATGGTGAAGGTTTAAAATGGAAGGAGATCATAAATCTAATGTCAATTCAGACGAATCATTCTCTTAAACCAGACCAGATTACATGGACTGAAGAAAAAATGGAAAATAGCATCTATCGTGATCAATGGTTGCTTTACACGACTAGTGATGAGGACTCGGAGTCAGAATTAAAGGCTTTACAAATTAAACCAAGTGACACAGTAGTATCAATCACTGGAAGTGGATGCCGGAGTCTATCTTTATTAGTTGATGGTCCTAAAAAATTAATATCTGTTGATGCAAATCCGAATCAAAACTTTCTTTTGGAATTAAAGATAGCCGCAATAAAGGAACTTAATCATGATGAGTGCCTATCCTTTTTAGGTATTAAACAAAGTGGAGTTTCTAGAAAAGAAGTATTTTACACCTTGCAACATCATCTTTCACCCCCTGCTCAAAAATTTTGGCAAACACATCTTTCAAAGATCGAAGAAGGAATTATCTTTTTAGGTAAGCACGAAATGTTTTATAAAAAATATTTAGGTTCACTTATATTTCGTGTGAAAAGGCCCCAATTTGAAAAACTATTAGAATGTGAAAGTATTGAAGAACAAAGAAAATTTTACGAAGAGAAATGGAATACCCCCTTTTGGAGATGGTTAGTTCGAACATGTAGTAAAAAGAAATTTTTTGAAATATTTTTGGGAGATCCAAGTTATTTTAACCAAGTAGAGGATGGTTTTTCTATAGGGGATTATATGCTATCTCGTTTTGATCAATCATTTAAGGAACATTTAGTTAGAGATAATCATTTTATGACTTTTTTATTTTGTAGCAAATATATGAATGAGGAAGCACTGCCAGTATATATACAAAAGAAACATTATGAAACGATCAAAAAAAACATAGATTGTGTTGAGATTGTGACAGATAGAATCGATCAATTTTTAACACAATGTCCAAATGGTGTATTGGATAAATATTCACTTTCAGATATTTCAGGATGGATTCCCAAAGAGGAGTTTGAAAAAATCCTATTCCATGTTGAACGTACGATGAGAAATAATGGGATTGTATGCTTTAGAAATTTCCTTGCCAAAAGGGATATACCTGTATCTAAGTTTCCTAGTCTATCAATTCAAAATGAAATGATGGAAAGATTAAATAAAGAGGATTGTGCTTTTGCCTTTACGTTTCAAGTAGCAAAAAAGGAGGTCATCCAATGAAAGCACAATATGAAATAGAACTGTTTGATCCTCAAAACAATACAAGAGCTTTTATTGTTATTGATAGGCTTATTGGTGGGCTGGCTGCCGGTGGTATTAGAATGAGTCCAAATGTAACAATGGATGAAATTCGTAGTTTGGCAGAAATAATGACTTATAAACATAGCATGATGGATATTCCTTTAGGTGGAGCTAAAATAGGTATTGTTGGTGATCCAAATTCAAATCATAAACTGGAGAAAATAACAGCATTTGCTAAAATGGCAGAACCTATTTTACGTTCCATGCTTTTAGTTGGTGAAGATATGGGGATGACGAGTTCGGATGTGAAGCATGTTTATAATAGCATTCAGTTTGATCCTAGCTCGCTTGTTATTGATCAGTTAAGTGAAAAAGGAATTGATATTAAATTACCAGAGGGAAAATCAATTGATGATTTATTAAGTGAAGAATTTATGGATTACTTAGCAGGATTTGGCTTAGTAGAGGCCATCGATGAATCAACAGATTTCTTACATTTAAATCTTCAAACTGTAAAAGTAGCAGTACAAGGGTTTGGAACAGTTGGTAATGGAATTATTCGCTTGCTTGCAGCAAAGGGTGTAAAAATATGTGCAATCAGTGACATAATTGGGACGGTTTATTCTGAAAATGGTTTTCGTTTTGAGGAATTAGAAAATGCTAGAACAGATAATGGCTTGATTCGTCGAGATCATTTGAGGCAATATACATTCTTAGAACCAAATGATATTTTAACTTTACCAGTTGATATCTTAATTCCTGCAGCTGTATCTAACGTAATTACAGAAAAAAATGCAAATCAAATAACGGCAAAATTAATTGTAGAAGGCTCCAATATGCCAACAACAAAGGAAGCTGATTATATATTAAAAAACAACCAGATTACAGTATTACCAGACTTTATAGTGAATTCTGGTTCCGCAACTGGTTTTGGTTTATTAATTACAGCTCAAGCTAATGTTGAGAATGTTCTTGATGAGTGTTCAAAACGGATTAGACAAAAGGTTAAACATCTTTTAGTGGAAAGTGTTAGGAAGGACAAAACAACTAGAGAGATAGCAATGGAAATGGCTACTACTAACTTACAGCAAATCATTGATGCAGAAAGAGAAAAAAATACAACCAAAGCGAGTAGATAAACGATGGAAAAGACTATGGGAATTTCACAAAAAATTTATCTTTGGATGATTGGTCTTAGTGTTTTCTTTGTTATGCAGGATGGAACATTGCTTTATGTTTTGTTGCCTATCATTCAGACAGATCTTCAAATAGAAATGTCTCATACTATTTGGATTATGAATGGGTATATATTACCTTTTGCTTTATTAATGCCGTTAGTAGGAGTTCTGTCCCAACGAATTGCTAATCAACGACTTTTCTTTTTGGGTATATTGTTGTTTAGCTTTGGCTCTTTGTGTGGAGCATTGAGTCCATCTTTTATATACCTGTTAATTGCACGTATTATTCAAGGAATTGGCTCGTCTATCATAGTTCCGATTAGCCTTGTACTCATGCTAAATCAGAGTGAAAAAGAGGATTATACAAAGGTAATTGGAATATGGGGAGCACTTAGTGCATTAGCAGCGTCAGCCGGGCCAATTTTGGGTGGAATCATAGGACAATTTGGACATTGGAAAGTCATTTTTTTCGTAAACTTAATTGTCTTTTTAATCATTCTCATTTGTTCAATCAGCATGCAAAAGCACTCTGATTCAGAATTGTTGGGAACGCTTGATTTTAAAGTTGTATTGAAACGGTCAATTTTACTGTTTACTATGCTTTTAAATTTCGGAGTAGGATTTATATTAAATAGTATTTTATACGTTGAACCATTTATTTTATCCAACTTTATTGATTCAACTTTTGGTATTGCAATCGGTGTGGTTCCTTTATGTATAAGTATTATTTTAGCAGCTGTTTTGATCAGAAGGCTGGAGAAACGATTTTCATTATTAAACCTGGCGATAGCAGGGGTGGTCTTCTTACTTTGTGGTTTGCTGTTTATCATCCTATCTGCGAGCTTTAATATATTAGCAATAGCGTTAGCTAACTTGTTTGTTGGATTAGGGTTGGGGCTCATTATCATAAGTAGTACATCACAGGCAATGATAGAGATGGAAATAAAGTATCATTGCTTTGTGTCATCCATGATAAATATGTCACGCCTTCTTGGAGCAGTGATAGGAAGTACAATTTCTTCACAGGTTTACAACCATTTTGCGTTAAGCGACGTGAAACACGGTGCAAATACCTTTTATACTTCCTTACTACTTCCGGCGACGGTGATTATGCTGATTCTCATTTACCAAGCATATTGGCAACGTAAAAATAAATCCTTTAATAATATCCAGGAAGAGATGTAAAAATGAGTAGGATAAACGTTTAATAGAAAAAGGATTATTTCGGGCTTTAAGGAAATGAAGGGGAGAAATAGATATGGCTAAACCAAATGTTGTAACGAAAGAAGAATTAATCGAAGCTGCGAAGCGTTGTATCGTTGAAAAGGGAATTCAAAATGTAACATTAAAATCTGTTGCAGAAGTAGCAGGAATTTCTCAAGGTACAGTCTATTACCATTTTCGAAGCAAGGATCAATTGATGATGGAGATTGTGAAGGATATAAGCACAACTTCTTGGAATAAATTAGATAGTCTTGCTAAACAAAAAGAAAAAAGTAAAGAAGATTGGATGGAAAACGCACTAGATTCAGCTCAAGATCGAATCACAAAGGATAGTTACTATCATAAGTTGTTTTTGTCTTTAGCAGTTACTGGATTTAATAATGAACTGATGCGAGAAGAATTGGGAAACCTATTAAGTTATGAGAACCATGTCTTAAAACAACAAATAAACACATTTATAGGAGATTCAACTCTACATGGGGTATCCACTGAGGTTTGGAGTGTATTACTTAACGCATTATTTGACGGTTTAGCCATTCAAGCTTTAATGCGCGAAGATACAGATTTTGATGGTGTTTTTCGTGATTTGCAATTTTTAATAAAGAATCTATTGGATAAATCATAGTATATGTAAACGAAAAATAATAGAGGAGTGTTCTTCATGTTTTTTCTGTTATGGGGACTATTAGTTTGGCTTGGAGCGACATTGATTTTTAGATTTGGTGGTCAATTCTTTTTTCTACATGAACAACCAATGCTAATGATTATGTCATATATTTTGGTTGTACCATTAATTCTTGTTTTAACATTGCCAATATACAAGTGGAAAAAGGTTACAGCGAGTCAAAGAATAAAGGCTGCGATCTTTATTGCCCTACCTGGTATGCTGATTGATTCTATTGTTCTTATTTATTTCCAAGACATATTTACGAATCTTAGTCCTAATACGGATAAATTTTTTGCTTCATGGTTGCTTTGGGCATACTCACTAATTTTATTATCTGGTTTTATTGGTAATCGTAATGAGTTAGAATAGCCAGAATCTACACTAGTGGAATATCAGAAGGAATAAAAAATAGCTAGGGAGAGTGTAATCATGTCATTACTATTAGCAAAGGAACGTTTAGTACTTGATGAGTATTTTCCAGGTTTGGATGATAAACTAGCTTCTTTTACTTTTATGGAAAGAGAGTCTCAAGGAAATGAGTGTATAGATCTAATAAAACAAATGGGTGTTCCGTCACTTATGATTCCAAAAGAGTATGGTGGAAAAGGTGCTAGCGCCTTGGATGCCATTTATATTCAAAGAGCAATTGGCTCTAGATCTCCTTCTTTAGCAATAGCATTGACAATGCATCAATTTTCAGTTGCATCATTAATTGGTGCAATAAGCGTACAACCTGAATTAGAGCGAATCTTAACTATGATTGCAGAAGAAAACCTTTTATTGGCTTCAGGGTTTGCTGAGGGGATTAGCCA encodes:
- a CDS encoding DUF3419 family protein; amino-acid sequence: MSIQTNHSLKPDQITWTEEKMENSIYRDQWLLYTTSDEDSESELKALQIKPSDTVVSITGSGCRSLSLLVDGPKKLISVDANPNQNFLLELKIAAIKELNHDECLSFLGIKQSGVSRKEVFYTLQHHLSPPAQKFWQTHLSKIEEGIIFLGKHEMFYKKYLGSLIFRVKRPQFEKLLECESIEEQRKFYEEKWNTPFWRWLVRTCSKKKFFEIFLGDPSYFNQVEDGFSIGDYMLSRFDQSFKEHLVRDNHFMTFLFCSKYMNEEALPVYIQKKHYETIKKNIDCVEIVTDRIDQFLTQCPNGVLDKYSLSDISGWIPKEEFEKILFHVERTMRNNGIVCFRNFLAKRDIPVSKFPSLSIQNEMMERLNKEDCAFAFTFQVAKKEVIQ
- a CDS encoding Glu/Leu/Phe/Val family dehydrogenase, with product MKAQYEIELFDPQNNTRAFIVIDRLIGGLAAGGIRMSPNVTMDEIRSLAEIMTYKHSMMDIPLGGAKIGIVGDPNSNHKLEKITAFAKMAEPILRSMLLVGEDMGMTSSDVKHVYNSIQFDPSSLVIDQLSEKGIDIKLPEGKSIDDLLSEEFMDYLAGFGLVEAIDESTDFLHLNLQTVKVAVQGFGTVGNGIIRLLAAKGVKICAISDIIGTVYSENGFRFEELENARTDNGLIRRDHLRQYTFLEPNDILTLPVDILIPAAVSNVITEKNANQITAKLIVEGSNMPTTKEADYILKNNQITVLPDFIVNSGSATGFGLLITAQANVENVLDECSKRIRQKVKHLLVESVRKDKTTREIAMEMATTNLQQIIDAEREKNTTKASR
- a CDS encoding MFS transporter codes for the protein MEKTMGISQKIYLWMIGLSVFFVMQDGTLLYVLLPIIQTDLQIEMSHTIWIMNGYILPFALLMPLVGVLSQRIANQRLFFLGILLFSFGSLCGALSPSFIYLLIARIIQGIGSSIIVPISLVLMLNQSEKEDYTKVIGIWGALSALAASAGPILGGIIGQFGHWKVIFFVNLIVFLIILICSISMQKHSDSELLGTLDFKVVLKRSILLFTMLLNFGVGFILNSILYVEPFILSNFIDSTFGIAIGVVPLCISIILAAVLIRRLEKRFSLLNLAIAGVVFLLCGLLFIILSASFNILAIALANLFVGLGLGLIIISSTSQAMIEMEIKYHCFVSSMINMSRLLGAVIGSTISSQVYNHFALSDVKHGANTFYTSLLLPATVIMLILIYQAYWQRKNKSFNNIQEEM
- a CDS encoding TetR/AcrR family transcriptional regulator → MAKPNVVTKEELIEAAKRCIVEKGIQNVTLKSVAEVAGISQGTVYYHFRSKDQLMMEIVKDISTTSWNKLDSLAKQKEKSKEDWMENALDSAQDRITKDSYYHKLFLSLAVTGFNNELMREELGNLLSYENHVLKQQINTFIGDSTLHGVSTEVWSVLLNALFDGLAIQALMREDTDFDGVFRDLQFLIKNLLDKS
- a CDS encoding DUF5367 domain-containing protein, coding for MFFLLWGLLVWLGATLIFRFGGQFFFLHEQPMLMIMSYILVVPLILVLTLPIYKWKKVTASQRIKAAIFIALPGMLIDSIVLIYFQDIFTNLSPNTDKFFASWLLWAYSLILLSGFIGNRNELE